One Granulicella sp. 5B5 DNA window includes the following coding sequences:
- a CDS encoding alpha-amylase domain-containing protein → MAVMMQAFYWDAPAKENKVGEWWNYLAEKVPQLSDSGFDALWLPPVSKCPTQSSNGYDPYDYFDLGDIDQKGSVKTAYGNRAELERLIKALHDRSMGAIADMVINHNSGADEEELNPLDGQKRWTKFNPKSGKFPRDWNCFHPSRYEQAMREGENFAGFPHLCHRNPRVYEAMYEYARMMIEDLDFDGFRFDFVKGFGAWMIGLLAKYQYQKKDGREFTPFVVGEYWSGPGDIEGWLDRIRAVTDKQIAAFDFPLRYKLKDVCDQLGYSLMNLTDGKSVVAARPFNAVTFVENHDMGGNEIVNDKMLAYSFILTGDGYPCVFWYDYFNCELARPNMPNGIDALVAAHHAHAGGESSILHVDPDLYIMQRGGNEGQSGLVYVLNNLGDKWSGTSVKTRWQSQRFKPVAWDGHDTAHPDERTTDADGNAEFPAPPRGYCVYAPAND, encoded by the coding sequence ATGGCAGTGATGATGCAAGCGTTCTACTGGGACGCCCCGGCAAAAGAGAACAAGGTGGGTGAATGGTGGAACTACCTTGCCGAGAAGGTGCCGCAGCTCTCCGATTCAGGTTTTGATGCACTGTGGCTGCCGCCGGTCTCCAAGTGCCCAACGCAGAGCTCGAACGGCTACGATCCTTACGACTACTTTGACCTCGGCGACATCGATCAAAAGGGTTCAGTGAAGACAGCTTACGGCAATCGTGCCGAGCTGGAGCGGCTGATCAAAGCTCTCCACGACCGCTCGATGGGAGCGATCGCCGACATGGTGATCAATCACAACTCCGGCGCGGACGAGGAAGAGCTGAACCCTCTCGACGGGCAGAAGCGATGGACGAAATTCAACCCGAAGAGCGGCAAGTTTCCGCGCGATTGGAACTGCTTTCATCCCAGCCGCTACGAGCAGGCGATGCGGGAAGGCGAGAACTTTGCCGGCTTCCCGCACCTGTGCCACCGCAACCCGCGCGTGTATGAGGCGATGTACGAATATGCGCGGATGATGATTGAAGACCTGGACTTCGACGGCTTCCGTTTCGACTTTGTAAAAGGCTTCGGCGCATGGATGATCGGCCTGCTGGCCAAGTATCAGTATCAGAAGAAGGACGGCCGCGAGTTTACGCCGTTCGTCGTCGGCGAGTACTGGTCCGGCCCAGGAGACATCGAAGGCTGGCTCGACCGCATCCGCGCCGTGACCGACAAGCAGATCGCCGCGTTCGACTTTCCGCTGCGTTACAAGCTGAAGGACGTCTGCGATCAACTGGGCTACAGCCTGATGAACCTGACCGATGGCAAAAGCGTCGTCGCCGCGAGGCCGTTCAATGCAGTGACGTTCGTCGAAAACCACGACATGGGCGGCAACGAGATCGTGAACGACAAGATGCTCGCCTACTCCTTCATTCTGACCGGTGACGGCTATCCATGCGTCTTCTGGTACGACTACTTCAACTGCGAGTTGGCGCGTCCCAACATGCCGAACGGCATCGACGCGCTGGTTGCCGCTCACCACGCCCACGCCGGCGGCGAGTCATCCATACTCCACGTCGATCCAGATCTGTACATCATGCAGCGCGGTGGCAATGAGGGCCAGAGCGGACTGGTGTATGTGTTGAACAACCTGGGCGACAAGTGGAGTGGCACCTCCGTCAAGACACGTTGGCAGAGCCAGCGGTTCAAGCCCGTCGCATGGGACGGCCACGACACGGCGCACCCCGACGAGCGCACCACCGATGCCGATGGCAACGCTGAGTTTCCTGCTCCACCTCGCGGCTACTGCGTGTACGCGCCAGCGAACGACTAG
- the lipB gene encoding lipoyl(octanoyl) transferase LipB: protein MYMHLLQLGRIPYSEGIRVMNDVVAARKAQRIGDTLLLMEHPPVLTLGRNATRANILASDEALAQRGVEIHEINRGGDVTYHGPGQLVGYPIFDLRGDLPGKRGPHLGPVDFVRLMEEALILTCKDFGVPAQRICKLTGVWTLPGGSVREKKIAAIGVHVSQAVTSHGFALNVTTDLRDFGWIVPCGITDKGVTSLELESAQEPPPTLERAGNSTAANFGRVFQRQMIAVESAEELLAVGAAS, encoded by the coding sequence ATGTACATGCACCTACTCCAACTCGGGCGAATTCCTTATTCTGAAGGAATTCGGGTGATGAACGACGTCGTCGCAGCACGCAAAGCGCAGCGCATCGGCGACACACTGCTGCTGATGGAGCATCCGCCGGTGCTGACGCTCGGGCGAAACGCTACTCGAGCCAACATCCTGGCCAGCGATGAGGCGCTCGCGCAGCGCGGCGTCGAGATCCACGAGATCAACCGCGGCGGCGATGTGACCTACCACGGCCCGGGGCAGCTGGTGGGCTACCCGATCTTCGACCTGCGCGGCGATCTGCCCGGTAAGCGCGGCCCGCATCTCGGACCCGTAGACTTCGTCCGGCTGATGGAAGAAGCCCTGATACTGACCTGCAAGGACTTCGGTGTACCGGCGCAACGCATCTGCAAACTGACCGGCGTTTGGACGTTGCCTGGCGGCTCCGTCCGCGAGAAGAAGATCGCCGCCATCGGCGTCCACGTGTCACAGGCGGTGACCTCGCACGGCTTTGCGCTGAACGTGACCACCGATCTGCGTGACTTCGGCTGGATCGTACCCTGCGGCATCACCGATAAGGGCGTAACCTCGCTGGAGCTGGAGTCGGCGCAGGAGCCGCCGCCAACCCTGGAGCGCGCGGGCAACAGCACGGCAGCAAACTTTGGGCGGGTCTTCCAGCGGCAGATGATTGCGGTGGAGTCCGCCGAGGAGCTTCTTGCCGTTGGAGCTGCAAGTTAA
- a CDS encoding phage portal protein, with translation MWERMTDVEAAADDVGSRKTLAAPLGLNSIFAPFRGSGVQHQLPKPTAANLRRFAETPAARRAINCIKDKIACMEWRIEARPGLPEDPNGDRELRAAALMRSFETPNDTDSFRTLIEQVIEDTLIGGFGAAEVEITGDDAAPVRLYPVDGATIQVNSFWDGDPGNPRYAQLTSRPGSEKLIPLRDDQLMYVKLNPRTHTVFGLGKMEVAFESITQFLQSHRYAARLASNSVVQYALWLNKRTPEQHERLIRWWQDEVEGTGRVPVLSSEQKPEVLRFAGGTDADLRLQWQEFLLTMIANAFDLPSMLLGVTQNVNRSTAQELANEAFQNAVVPLAKLIAEHLTRDVIAKRLGWNDLRFVWSELGSRDEQVELSMQLDLLKAGVISVAEVRSQRGLPAVAEPAAL, from the coding sequence ATGTGGGAGCGGATGACCGATGTGGAGGCTGCGGCCGACGATGTTGGGAGTCGTAAGACGCTGGCCGCGCCGCTGGGGCTGAACTCGATCTTTGCTCCATTTCGTGGCAGCGGTGTGCAGCATCAGTTGCCCAAGCCGACGGCTGCCAACCTGCGGCGGTTTGCGGAGACGCCGGCGGCGCGGCGGGCGATCAACTGCATCAAGGACAAGATCGCGTGCATGGAGTGGCGCATCGAAGCGCGTCCCGGCTTGCCGGAGGATCCAAACGGCGACCGCGAGCTTCGCGCGGCGGCGTTGATGCGGTCGTTCGAGACGCCCAACGATACGGATAGCTTTCGCACGCTGATTGAGCAGGTGATCGAGGACACGCTGATTGGTGGCTTTGGCGCCGCGGAGGTCGAGATCACGGGAGACGATGCGGCGCCGGTGCGGCTGTATCCAGTGGATGGCGCGACGATCCAGGTGAACTCGTTCTGGGATGGCGATCCGGGCAATCCTCGTTATGCACAGCTGACCTCGCGTCCGGGTAGCGAAAAGCTGATCCCGCTGCGGGACGATCAGCTGATGTACGTGAAGCTGAATCCTCGCACGCATACGGTGTTTGGCCTGGGCAAGATGGAGGTCGCGTTCGAGTCCATCACGCAGTTTCTGCAGAGCCATCGCTATGCGGCGCGGCTGGCTTCGAACAGCGTAGTGCAGTATGCGCTGTGGCTGAATAAGCGCACGCCGGAGCAGCATGAACGGCTCATTCGCTGGTGGCAGGATGAGGTTGAGGGGACAGGGCGCGTGCCGGTGCTCAGCTCGGAGCAGAAGCCCGAGGTGCTGCGATTTGCAGGTGGCACGGATGCGGACCTGCGGCTGCAGTGGCAGGAGTTTCTGCTGACGATGATTGCGAATGCGTTCGATCTGCCGTCGATGCTGCTGGGTGTGACGCAGAATGTGAACCGCTCGACGGCGCAGGAGCTTGCCAACGAGGCGTTTCAGAACGCGGTTGTGCCGCTGGCGAAGCTGATAGCGGAGCACCTGACGCGCGATGTGATCGCGAAACGGCTGGGGTGGAACGATCTGCGTTTTGTGTGGAGCGAACTTGGCAGCCGCGATGAGCAGGTGGAGCTCAGCATGCAGCTGGATCTACTGAAGGCCGGGGTGATCTCCGTTGCTGAAGTACGGTCACAGCGTGGGCTGCCGGCGGTCGCGGAACCAGCGGCGCTCTAA
- the sucB gene encoding 2-oxoglutarate dehydrogenase, E2 component, dihydrolipoamide succinyltransferase, with protein MPIDVVMPQMGESITEGTLTKWLKKPGDTVARDEPLFEISTDKVDAEIPSPAAGVLGAIKVEEGATVTVGTVVCAIEEAGSAPAAAPKAETVTPAATTTAASDAAVPAPAPEAAAGPGTEVPMPQMGESITEGTLTKWLKKVGDTVSRDEPIFEISTDKVDAEIPSPVAGTLTEIRVQEGQTVTVGSIVAVIGGGAAAPAAKAAPAAPVAAPTPAPAAPAASAASASAGEAPRSSPLVRKIASENNVDLTTVPGTGASGRITKQDILGHLEGGAPAAVPALAAAAPVAAKPAASAPAAPVSAPTPGELVPLSKMRSIIAKRMVESKATSPHVHTVFKVDMTRIVKLREKEKNKYEQRNGVKLTYMPFITRAAVQALRKHPIVNASMQGEAILYNKNINIGIAVALEWGLIVPVIKQTEEKSFLGIARAIVDVADRARNKKLAPDEVAGGTFTLTNSGIFGEQFGTPIIAQPQSAILGIGGMNKEPVVLTDKDGQDTIAIRTIQRFTLGFDHRTIDGADAGKFMTDFKNYLENWSEDLG; from the coding sequence ATGCCGATTGATGTCGTAATGCCCCAGATGGGCGAGTCCATCACCGAAGGAACCCTGACCAAGTGGCTGAAGAAGCCGGGCGATACGGTCGCGCGGGACGAGCCGCTGTTTGAGATCTCCACCGACAAGGTGGACGCCGAGATTCCCTCGCCCGCGGCCGGTGTTCTGGGCGCAATCAAGGTCGAAGAGGGCGCGACAGTGACGGTCGGCACGGTAGTCTGCGCGATTGAAGAGGCCGGTTCAGCACCCGCAGCCGCCCCCAAGGCAGAGACTGTAACGCCTGCCGCTACGACCACGGCTGCGAGCGATGCGGCGGTTCCGGCCCCGGCCCCTGAAGCAGCGGCTGGCCCCGGCACCGAGGTGCCGATGCCGCAGATGGGCGAGTCCATCACCGAGGGCACGCTGACCAAGTGGCTGAAGAAGGTCGGCGACACGGTATCTCGCGATGAACCCATCTTCGAGATCTCCACCGACAAGGTGGACGCCGAGATCCCTTCGCCCGTGGCCGGTACGTTGACCGAAATTCGCGTGCAGGAAGGCCAGACCGTTACGGTCGGCTCGATCGTTGCGGTGATTGGCGGTGGCGCAGCAGCCCCTGCGGCAAAGGCGGCTCCGGCTGCACCCGTTGCGGCACCAACCCCCGCTCCTGCCGCGCCTGCGGCTTCAGCAGCCTCTGCATCGGCTGGCGAGGCCCCGCGTTCGTCGCCGCTGGTGCGCAAGATCGCCTCGGAGAACAACGTCGACCTCACAACTGTTCCCGGCACTGGCGCTTCCGGCCGCATCACCAAGCAGGACATCCTGGGGCACCTGGAAGGTGGCGCACCGGCTGCTGTTCCGGCACTGGCTGCTGCCGCACCGGTTGCAGCGAAACCCGCTGCGTCGGCCCCTGCCGCTCCCGTCTCTGCACCGACACCAGGTGAGCTGGTTCCGCTCTCGAAGATGCGCTCCATCATCGCGAAACGCATGGTCGAGAGCAAGGCCACCAGCCCGCATGTCCACACCGTCTTCAAGGTGGACATGACGCGCATCGTGAAGCTGCGGGAAAAAGAGAAGAACAAGTATGAGCAGCGCAACGGCGTAAAGCTGACCTACATGCCGTTCATCACACGCGCGGCCGTGCAGGCGCTGCGCAAGCATCCGATCGTCAACGCGTCGATGCAAGGCGAGGCGATCCTTTACAACAAGAACATCAACATCGGCATCGCGGTCGCGCTGGAGTGGGGTCTGATCGTCCCCGTCATCAAGCAGACGGAGGAGAAGAGCTTCCTCGGTATTGCTCGTGCGATCGTCGATGTGGCCGACCGTGCGCGCAACAAGAAGCTGGCTCCGGATGAGGTGGCCGGTGGCACGTTCACACTGACCAACTCCGGCATCTTCGGCGAGCAGTTCGGCACGCCCATCATCGCGCAGCCGCAGTCGGCGATCCTGGGCATCGGCGGCATGAACAAGGAGCCCGTGGTGCTGACCGATAAGGACGGCCAGGACACCATCGCGATCCGCACTATCCAGCGGTTCACGCTTGGCTTCGACCATCGCACCATCGACGGCGCGGACGCAGGCAAGTTCATGACCGACTTCAAAAACTATCTCGAGAACTGGTCCGAGGATCTCGGCTAG
- a CDS encoding type II toxin-antitoxin system antitoxin SocA domain-containing protein, whose product MARVHDVAAYIIAKLRSVDAMKLQKLLYYSQAWSLVWDEKPLFSPKIEAWANGPVVRKVFKTYQGKYKISCALEGDKSALTKNERETVDAVLRFYGDRDGFYLSELTHKERPWIDARKGIAPGEKSDKEITKAAMRDYYGSLV is encoded by the coding sequence ATGGCTAGAGTTCATGATGTTGCAGCGTACATCATCGCCAAGTTGCGCTCGGTTGACGCTATGAAGCTTCAGAAACTTCTTTATTACTCCCAAGCGTGGTCATTAGTTTGGGATGAAAAGCCCCTATTTAGTCCCAAGATAGAAGCGTGGGCTAATGGCCCTGTCGTTCGCAAGGTCTTCAAAACCTATCAAGGTAAATACAAGATTAGCTGTGCGCTTGAAGGGGACAAATCGGCCTTGACCAAGAACGAGCGCGAAACAGTTGATGCGGTCCTTCGCTTTTACGGCGACAGAGATGGTTTCTATTTGAGCGAACTGACGCACAAAGAGCGGCCATGGATAGATGCCCGTAAGGGAATAGCTCCTGGAGAAAAAAGCGATAAGGAAATCACTAAGGCAGCGATGCGGGACTATTACGGTAGCCTTGTCTAA